In Salmo salar chromosome ssa03, Ssal_v3.1, whole genome shotgun sequence, a single genomic region encodes these proteins:
- the LOC123741784 gene encoding stonustoxin subunit beta: protein MKPGLRKYVCDLTLDLNTVDRLLSLSEENRKVTCMREEQPYPDHPERFEDCRQVLCREGLTGRCYWEVEWSGREVDIGVTYKGISRRGRGEDCWLGWNDKSWSLFCSDYSYIARHNNNSTTIDVPSSSWYNNNSTTIDVPSSSSHRVGVYLDWSAGTLSFYRASSDTLTHLITFTSTFTEPLYPGFWVYDESSVSLK from the exons atgaaacctggacttagaaaat atgtctgtgatctcacactggacctaaacacagtagacagactcctctctctgtctgaggagaacagaaaggtgacatgtatgagagaggagcagccgtatcctgatcacccagagagatttgaggactgcagacaggtgctgtgtagagagggtctgactgggcgctgttactgggaggtagagtggagtgggagagaggttgatataggagtgacatataaaggaatcagcaggagaggaaggggtgagGACTGTTGGCTTGGAtggaatgacaagtcctggagtctgttctgctctgactaCAGTTACATTGCCaggcataataataactccactaccatagacgtcccctcctccagctggtataataataactccactaccatagacgtcccctcctccagctcccacagagtaggagtgtatctggactggtcagccggcactctgtccttctatagagcctcctctgacacactgacccacctgatcacattcacctccacattcactgagcccctctatccagggttttgggTTTATGATGAatcctcagtgtccctgaaataa